Proteins from a genomic interval of Coccinella septempunctata chromosome 2, icCocSept1.1, whole genome shotgun sequence:
- the LOC123308509 gene encoding phosphatidylglycerol--prolipoprotein diacylglyceryl transferase-like isoform X1: MPDRVIEFLRVMQQLMFQSNRRRWRGGRGRRGRGRGRGRGRGSRGVPPPTTLQQTPAPAPAAPEQQSEAPEEQTEAPEEQTEAPEEQTEAPEEQTEAPEEQTEAPEEQTEAPEEQTEAPEEQTEAPPHTEEMRLSWRGWQG; encoded by the exons ATGCCTGACAGG GTGATTGAATTTCTTCGTGTAATGCAGCAGCTGATGTTT CAGAGTAACAGAAGGCGTTGGAGGGGTGGCAGGGGTAGAAGGGGGAGAGGAAGAGGAAGAGGGAGGGGAAGAGGAAGTAGAGGAGTACCTCCCCCAACTACTCTACAACAGACGCCAGCGCCGGCGCCTGCAGCGCCTGAACAGCAGTCGGAGGCGCCTGAAGAGCAGACGGAGGCGCCTGAAGAGCAGACGGAGGCGCCTGAAGAGCAGACGGAGGCGCCTGAAGAGCAGACGGAGGCGCCTGAAGAGCAGACGGAGGCGCCTGAAGAGCAGACGGAGGCGCCTGAAGAGCAGACGGAGGCGCCTGAAGAGCAGACGGAGGCGCCGCCTCATACAGAAGAAATGAGACTGAGTTGGAGAGGGTGGCAGGGGTAG
- the LOC123308509 gene encoding phosphatidylglycerol--prolipoprotein diacylglyceryl transferase-like isoform X2: protein MLEVIEFLRVMQQLMFQSNRRRWRGGRGRRGRGRGRGRGRGSRGVPPPTTLQQTPAPAPAAPEQQSEAPEEQTEAPEEQTEAPEEQTEAPEEQTEAPEEQTEAPEEQTEAPEEQTEAPEEQTEAPPHTEEMRLSWRGWQG from the exons ATGCTTGAG GTGATTGAATTTCTTCGTGTAATGCAGCAGCTGATGTTT CAGAGTAACAGAAGGCGTTGGAGGGGTGGCAGGGGTAGAAGGGGGAGAGGAAGAGGAAGAGGGAGGGGAAGAGGAAGTAGAGGAGTACCTCCCCCAACTACTCTACAACAGACGCCAGCGCCGGCGCCTGCAGCGCCTGAACAGCAGTCGGAGGCGCCTGAAGAGCAGACGGAGGCGCCTGAAGAGCAGACGGAGGCGCCTGAAGAGCAGACGGAGGCGCCTGAAGAGCAGACGGAGGCGCCTGAAGAGCAGACGGAGGCGCCTGAAGAGCAGACGGAGGCGCCTGAAGAGCAGACGGAGGCGCCTGAAGAGCAGACGGAGGCGCCGCCTCATACAGAAGAAATGAGACTGAGTTGGAGAGGGTGGCAGGGGTAG
- the LOC123307663 gene encoding uncharacterized protein LOC123307663 — MCLFLQSCSCLLSVISRFKMASKHVIRLSEVINFFKDEDKLVKKGENAVESGHVIHMVFDSDLHVVRGKVHASMRDRQYNVEIEFDIDWSVKSGKCDCPRGQLRCHHMAALLLFARDNISVTDKECAWNKSKQSQEKYVKKLRDMYPAKPHRSTDRNLTEEEIKVFKNKLSVFDGAVGFSWLLADEISSEESFIINVEDILFSQEYLIAQNRTEFFEDKIKLEENDANKIAELTIGQSENAKWLLARKNRLTASNFAVVLAACSRQRYPPSLFKRLSGAYILENIKAIQWGKLHEKKRHRSAGGSTWC; from the exons atgtgtttatttcTTCAGTCTTGTAGTTGTCTTCTTAGTGTTATTTCGAGATTTAAAATGGCATCAAAGCACGTTATCAGGCTGTCCGAAGTAATAAACTTCTTTAAAGACGAAGATAAATTAGTGAAGAAAGGGGAAAATGCTGTTGAATCAGGGCATGTGATTCATATGGTGTTTGATAGTGATCTTCATGTAGTTCGTGGAAAGGTGCATGCCAGCATGAGAGACCGACAATATAATGTTGAG atagAATTTGATATTGATTGGTCAGTAAAATCAGGAAAGTGTGACTGCCCACGTGGACAATTACGTTGTCATCACATGGCAGCATTGCTGCTTTTTGCTCGAGACAACATTTCAGTCACTGATAAGGAGTGTGCTTGGAACAAATCAAAACAATCACAAGAGAAATACGTTAAAAAGTTAAGAGATATGTATCCTGCCAAGCCGCACAGGTCAACTGACAGGAATTTAACAGAAGAAGAGATAAAAGTTTTCAAGAACAAGCTTTCTGTTTTTGATGGTGCTGTTGGATTCTCTTGGCTGTTAGCGGATGAAATATCATCAGAAGAATCATTCATTATTAATGTGGAAGATATTCTTTTCAGCCAAGAGTACTTAATAGCACAGAACAGAACCGAGTTTTTTGAAGACAAAATCAAATTAGAGGAAAACGATGCCAACAAAATAGCTGAGCTCACAattggacagtccgagaatgctAAGTGGCTGTTGGCTCGGAAAAATCGATTAACGGCAAGCAATTTTGCAGTTGTATTGGCAGCCTGTAGTAGGCAGCGTTATCCTCCCAGTCTTTTCAAACGTCTTTCAG GTGCATATATTCTAGAAAATATAAAAGCCATACAATGGGGGaagcttcatgaaaaaaaaaggcaTCGAAGCGCTGGAGGAAGCACTTGGTGTTGA